A window of the Gossypium hirsutum isolate 1008001.06 chromosome A05, Gossypium_hirsutum_v2.1, whole genome shotgun sequence genome harbors these coding sequences:
- the LOC107905677 gene encoding uncharacterized protein isoform X3 produces MDGVDRERRRWRSFKERLGFKVMGCCGTAWGFGSTEMSVTDNGVVGAEGRVDPGHNPDLGCINRAPVSSGMNLAEALAAERHFRALPAREGGDVGIRAPGTPIRVSLMRLLEEEEEEGKGGAQIGNDSMCCVCMGKKKGAAFIPCGHTFCRMCSRELWLNRGRCPLCNRSILEILDIF; encoded by the coding sequence ATGGACGGTGTAGATAGGGAAAGGAGGAGATGGAGGAGTTTCAAGGAACGGCTAGGATTTAAAGTCATGGGTTGTTGTGGGACCGCATGGGGTTTTGGGTCAACGGAAATGAGCGTCACGGACAACGGTGTTGTTGGAGCTGAAGGACGAGTAGACCCAGGTCACAACCCGGATCTAGGTTGCATTAACCGGGCTCCCGTTTCGTCGGGCATGAATCTGGCGGAGGCTTTAGCAGCGGAGAGACATTTTCGGGCATTGCCGGCACGGGAGGGAGGTGACGTGGGGATTAGAGCGCCTGGGACTCCGATTAGGGTGTCGTTGATGAGGCTGTTGGAGGAGGAAGAAGAGGAGGGGAAAGGTGGCGCGCAGATTGGGAATGATTCAATGTGCTGCGTGTGCATGGGGAAGAAGAAAGGTGCGGCGTTTATCCCATGTGGACACACTTTTTGCAGGATGTGTTCAAGGGAACTGTGGTTGAATCGAGGGCGTTGTCCCCTCTGCAACCGTTCAATCCTCGAGATTCTTGACATTTTCTAA
- the LOC107905677 gene encoding uncharacterized protein isoform X1 translates to MHALLQESLQREREARTILRFLREQMDGVDRERRRWRSFKERLGFKVMGCCGTAWGFGSTEMSVTDNGVVGAEGRVDPGHNPDLGCINRAPVSSGMNLAEALAAERHFRALPAREGGDVGIRAPGTPIRVSLMRLLEEEEEEGKGGAQIGNDSMCCVCMGKKKGAAFIPCGHTFCRMCSRELWLNRGRCPLCNRSILEILDIF, encoded by the exons ATGCA TGCGTTGTTGCAGGAATCATTGCAGCGGGAGAGGGAAGCAAGAACAATCCTGAGATTTCTTAGAGAACAAATGGACGGTGTAGATAGGGAAAGGAGGAGATGGAGGAGTTTCAAGGAACGGCTAGGATTTAAAGTCATGGGTTGTTGTGGGACCGCATGGGGTTTTGGGTCAACGGAAATGAGCGTCACGGACAACGGTGTTGTTGGAGCTGAAGGACGAGTAGACCCAGGTCACAACCCGGATCTAGGTTGCATTAACCGGGCTCCCGTTTCGTCGGGCATGAATCTGGCGGAGGCTTTAGCAGCGGAGAGACATTTTCGGGCATTGCCGGCACGGGAGGGAGGTGACGTGGGGATTAGAGCGCCTGGGACTCCGATTAGGGTGTCGTTGATGAGGCTGTTGGAGGAGGAAGAAGAGGAGGGGAAAGGTGGCGCGCAGATTGGGAATGATTCAATGTGCTGCGTGTGCATGGGGAAGAAGAAAGGTGCGGCGTTTATCCCATGTGGACACACTTTTTGCAGGATGTGTTCAAGGGAACTGTGGTTGAATCGAGGGCGTTGTCCCCTCTGCAACCGTTCAATCCTCGAGATTCTTGACATTTTCTAA
- the LOC107902669 gene encoding probable transcription repressor OFP9, producing MKASKEHKQQGLQQRGCKALCCSCRLSVSSSEEAESSNSDRYASISSLAHAMVQERLDQMIRERQETRHNVERRRQRSSEGTKFIVMVAMEKCSYDPREDFSKSMVEMIKANRIQEPKDLRNLLNYYVSMNSEEYHGIILEVFHEVCTNLFLCCKRH from the coding sequence ATGAAAGCCTCCAAAGAACACAAGCAGCAAGGGCTTCAACAGAGAGGATGCAAGGCATTGTGCTGCAGTTGCAGGCTTAGTGTCTCTTCTTCAGAAGAAGCAGAAAGCTCCAATTCAGATCGATACGCATCAATATCGAGTCTAGCACACGCCATGGTTCAAGAGAGATTAGACCAAATGATCAGAGAAAGGCAGGAGACAAGGCATAATGTCGAAAGAAGGCGGCAAAGAAGTAGTGAAGGGACTAAATTCATTGTTATGGTAGCCATGGAGAAGTGTTCTTACGATCCAAGAGAAGATTTTAGTAAGTCTATGGTCGAGATGATTAAGGCGAACCGGATTCAAGAGCCAAAGGACCTTCGCAACCTCTTGAATTATTATGTATCTATGAATTCAGAGGAGTATCATGGAATTATACTAGAAGTTTTCCATGAAGTTTGCACTAATTTGTTCTTATGTTGTAAACGACATTGA
- the LOC107905678 gene encoding plastid-lipid-associated protein, chloroplastic, whose amino-acid sequence MATVSQLNNFPCKTFLIIPQNSNFTSKLPVLPLNSTKPTQNSIKKSQFLTQKSVQPRPVFQIRASDADDEWGPDKEEPVVIESPGVAVAEEKKPDDAGEIESLKKALVDSFYGTDRGLKASSETRAEIVELITQLEAKNPTPAPTEALPLLNGKWILKYTSFPGLFPLLSRGQFPLVKVEEISQTIDAESLTVQNSVQFAGPLASSSISTSAKFEVRSPKRVQIKFQEGIIGTPQLTDSIVLPENVEFLGQKIDLTPIKGLLTSVQDTASSVAKTISSQPPLKIPLSNSNAESWLLTTYLDDELRISRGDAGSVFVLVKEGSALLN is encoded by the exons ATGGCTACTGTTTCTCAATTGAACAACTTTCCATGCAAGACCTTCTTAATAATCCCACAAAACAGTAACTTTACCTCAAAGCTTCCGGTTCTGCCTCTAAACTCTACAAAACCAACTCAGAATTCGATCAAGAAATCTCAATTTTTGACCCAGAAATCAGTCCAGCCAAGGCCTGTTTTCCAGATCCGTGCTTCGGACGCCGACGATGAATGGGGCCCAGACAAGGAGGAGCCAGTTGTAATCGAGAGTCCTGGAGTGGCCGTAGCGGAAGAGAAGAAGCCTGACGATGCGGGGGAAATAGAGAGCTTGAAGAAAGCTTTGGTGGATTCGTTTTATGGGACGGATCGTGGCTTGAAAGCTAGCAGTGAGACCAGAGCTGAGATTGTTGAGCTTATAACTCAGCTCGAGGCCAAGAACCCGACTCCAGCACCAACTGAGGCTTTGCCTCTTCTCAATGGCAAATGGATTCTCAA GTACACATCATTCCCGGGTCTGTTTCCACTGTTGTCAAGGGGTCAATTTCCATTAGTTAAGGTGGAGGAAATATCACAGACCATTGATGCCGAAAGTCTCACTGTGCAGAACTCTGTTCAGTTCGCTGGACCATTGGCCTCAAGTTCTATTAGCACCAGTGCTAAATTCGAGGTTCGAAGCCCCAAACGTGTGCAG ATCAAGTTTCAAGAAGGCATAATTGGAACTCCCCAGCTGACAGACTCCATAGTGTTACCAGAAAATGTGGAATTTCTAGGACAAAAAATTGATCTCACTCCTATTAAGGGCTTGCTGACCTCTGTGCAAGACACAGCTTCATCTGTTGCAAAGACCATTTCCAGCCAACCGCCATTGAAGATCCCATTATCAAACAGCAATGCTGAATCATGGTTGCTTACAACATACCTTGACGATGAACTGCGGATTTCAAGGGGAGATGCTGGGAGTGTGTTTGTGCTCGTCAAGGAGGGCAGCGCTCTCTTGAACTAA
- the LOC107905677 gene encoding uncharacterized protein isoform X2 yields MQYESLQREREARTILRFLREQMDGVDRERRRWRSFKERLGFKVMGCCGTAWGFGSTEMSVTDNGVVGAEGRVDPGHNPDLGCINRAPVSSGMNLAEALAAERHFRALPAREGGDVGIRAPGTPIRVSLMRLLEEEEEEGKGGAQIGNDSMCCVCMGKKKGAAFIPCGHTFCRMCSRELWLNRGRCPLCNRSILEILDIF; encoded by the exons ATGCAGTAC GAATCATTGCAGCGGGAGAGGGAAGCAAGAACAATCCTGAGATTTCTTAGAGAACAAATGGACGGTGTAGATAGGGAAAGGAGGAGATGGAGGAGTTTCAAGGAACGGCTAGGATTTAAAGTCATGGGTTGTTGTGGGACCGCATGGGGTTTTGGGTCAACGGAAATGAGCGTCACGGACAACGGTGTTGTTGGAGCTGAAGGACGAGTAGACCCAGGTCACAACCCGGATCTAGGTTGCATTAACCGGGCTCCCGTTTCGTCGGGCATGAATCTGGCGGAGGCTTTAGCAGCGGAGAGACATTTTCGGGCATTGCCGGCACGGGAGGGAGGTGACGTGGGGATTAGAGCGCCTGGGACTCCGATTAGGGTGTCGTTGATGAGGCTGTTGGAGGAGGAAGAAGAGGAGGGGAAAGGTGGCGCGCAGATTGGGAATGATTCAATGTGCTGCGTGTGCATGGGGAAGAAGAAAGGTGCGGCGTTTATCCCATGTGGACACACTTTTTGCAGGATGTGTTCAAGGGAACTGTGGTTGAATCGAGGGCGTTGTCCCCTCTGCAACCGTTCAATCCTCGAGATTCTTGACATTTTCTAA
- the LOC107905674 gene encoding 1-aminocyclopropane-1-carboxylate oxidase — protein MELTFPVIDFSKLNGEERAAAMEMIKDACENWGFFELVNHGISHELMETVERLTKEHYRKCMEQRFKEMVASKGLEAVQSEINDMDWESTFFLRHLPESNMSEIPDLEEDYRKVMKEFAVELEKLAEQLLDLLCENLGLEPGYLKKVFYGSKGPTFGTKVSNYPPCPKPDLIKGLRAHTDAGGIILLFQDDKVSGLQLLKDGQWIDVPPMKHSIVINLGDQLEVITNGKYKSVMHRVIAQTDGTRMSIASFYNPGSDAVIYPAPALLEKEADKSQVYPKFVFEDYMKLYAGLKFQAKEPRFEAMKTVESAVNLGPIATV, from the exons ATGGAGCTCACTTTCCCTGTAATCGACTTCTCCAAACTCAATGGTGAGGAGAGAGCAGCCGCCATGGAAATGATCAAAGATGCCTGTGAGAATTGGGGTTTCTTTGAG TTGGTGAACCATGGAATATCTCATGAGCTGATGGAAACTGTGGAGAGGCTGACAAAGGAGCACTACAGAAAGTGCATGGAGCAAAGGTTCAAAGAAATGGTGGCCAGTAAGGGTCTTGAGGCTGTTCAATCTGAGATCAATGACATGGACTGGGAAAGCACCTTCTTTTTGCGCCACTTGCCTGAATCTAACATGTCTGAAATTCCTGATCTTGAAGAAGATTACAG AAAGGTGATGAAGGAATTTGCAGTGGAGTTGGAGAAGCTTGCAGAGCAACTTTTGGACCTTTTGTGTGAGAATCTGGGGTTGGAGCCTGGTTACCTGAAAAAAGTGTTTTATGGGTCCAAAGGGCCAACCTTTGGTACCAAGGTCAGCAACTATCCTCCATGCCCCAAACCTGACTTAATCAAGGGACTCAGGGCTCACACTGATGCTGGTGGAATCATCTTACTCTTCCAAGATGACAAGGTTAGCGGCCTTCAGCTTCTCAAGGATGGTCAGTGGATTGATGTTCCTCCTATGAAACACTCTATTGTCATCAACCTTGGTGACCAACTTGAG GTAATCACAAATGGTAAATATAAGAGTGTGATGCACCGTGTGATTGCTCAAACAGATGGGACCAGAATGTCCATTGCTTCCTTCTACAACCCGGGCAGTGATGCTGTTATATATCCAGCACCAGCTTTGCTAGAGAAAGAAGCTGACAAATCTCAAGTGTACCCCAAATTTGTGTTTGAGGACTACATGAAGCTCTATGCTGGCCTCAAGTTCCAAGCCAAGGAGCCAAGGTTCGAAGCCATGAAGACCGTGGAGTCTGCAGTTAACTTGGGTCCTATTGCAACTGTTTGA